The Xenopus laevis strain J_2021 chromosome 7S, Xenopus_laevis_v10.1, whole genome shotgun sequence genome includes a window with the following:
- the ceacam19ly.S gene encoding carcinoembryonic antigen-related cell adhesion molecule 4, with protein MYSRGRTLSVRVYQLKVLLSLFMVAASSLTIELIPQCALKGKNVTLSVSEINGMLKSFSWYLGDAPSASNQIINYLVGLTPPTTNGPKNFSDAIGLPNGSLLIANLKDEYSNTYTVQVQADSPDQVTKKLTVTTDCPSGLSSGAIVGIVIGVLLGVALIAGLIYFIYKHLNSRDNI; from the exons ATGTACAGCCGCGGAAGGACACTCTCTGTGAGGGTCTATCAGCTTAAAG TGCTCCTCTCTCTGTTCATGGTTGCAGCCAGCAGCCTCACCATTGAGTTGATCCCACAGTGTGCCTTGAAGGGCAAGAACGTCACTCTCAGTGTCAGTGAAATAAACGGGATGTTAAAAAGCTTTTCCTGGTATCTAGGAGATGCTCCAAGTGCTTCAAACCAGATAATTAACTACCTTGTAGGGCTTACACCTCCCACCACTAATGGACCCAAAAATTTTTCTGATGCCATTGGACTTCCAAACGGTTCCTTATTGATTGCAAACCTGAAGGATGAATACAGTAATACCTACACAGTCCAGGTACAGGCAGATTCACCGGACCAAGTTACAAAAAAACTGACTGTGACAA CGGACTGCCCATCTGGCCTTTCTTCTGGTGCAATTGTCGGCATCGTTATTGGAGTTCTTCTTGGGGTCGCATTAATCGCAGGCCTGATTTACTTTATATACAAGCATTTGAACAGCAGAGAC